The sequence below is a genomic window from Phycodurus eques isolate BA_2022a chromosome 6, UOR_Pequ_1.1, whole genome shotgun sequence.
GGTctgtatgatttattttatttatttttttttttttttatgtcatatcAAATGTGCTTGCAAATATTCTGAAAATAAGTGCTGTCTTTTTCACCAATGGCGCCATTTTAAGAGAGTGTATTGCACACATCACATAGACATTTAGACATACACTACATTATGTTGTATTATTTAGAtattagctttaaaaaaaaacataactattATAACTATTTATAGCCCGGCCAAATTTAGATTTAAGGTGAATTTTTGTGAGTTGATTGGATTGGATAAATGATTGAAAATGGCACAAGAAAAATAGTTGAAGATGAGAGCGttgtaaaacaatttttatatattacattttaaaatattttgatcgTAAGGAAACAGTCTTTTGGAGTATTCTAAAAGATCCCGCAGAATTCCTACATAATCTTCTAAAACATTATAATCCAAAACGGAATAACATAGTTGAGAAAGCATATGAATAAttggaacagttttatttttttattattttattattttatttcacacaTCCTTGATGTgtgaaataaaattaagatCAGAGTAAAAAATGTCACCCAGGTTCCAAACACATTGTAAGGGTTTTAAATCTTGTAGTTTTGATAAAACGTTTTCTCTCTTGCCTTCTAAAACCTCTGTTTTGTCCTGGTTGAGCTGTAGAAAATTCGCTGCCATCAATGATTTAATATCTAAAACATCGTAATATCTCAAATAGGAGTTAAGGGTATTAATTGGCCCTGTGTCATCAGGAGACACGGCGATGTACAGCTGTGTCTTCTGTGTAAATGTCGAAGCTGATGTCATGTCTTCTGATGACATCActctttaattctttacattctgttttgttatgttatgactaaatgtttttataaaggctctagagtgctattttcattattaaaaaaaacattacaaaaattgtttgtttttctggaaGGGTTATTTAGGCACGTATACTAAAAAGGTGGGTGGAGCTGGcttaagatttgtatttttgatttatttatttttcattacacATGGGCGACGCATGGCAGAATTTGATGAAATACATCTTGATTGCTAATTTGTCTACATTATCTTGTCAgcagcttttttgggggggaaatttaAGATACGCTGATGGACCCTCCGACGTACGACGAGGCCACATCGCCGTCTTCTGCTGTTGCTGTGGAAGGGTGTGACGTTTGCCCTCCGCCTTCTTATTACGCTTCCATTTCCCACTCTGTAAACCCGCCTCCCTATCAAGAGACCAGTAAGATCACGGTTGAAGCATCCATAGGCTAAAATAAACTAGAAGTAGGCTTTAAAAGTGGCTTGCATGTCCTATTGTGTGTCCAGATCCGTTTCCTGTCTTGATGCCAACTATCTTCAGTCCACCGCAGACTTCTCCAGTCAGCATTCATCTAACCCCGTTGGGTATGCGACAAATTGAATACAGTCATACCTCCAAGTTCAGTCACAGGAGATCAACTGAACATCAAAATCCgttgttcacaaaaagttggtCGATCCGActggaacaggaagtggaaagATATCAAAGTAAAAGCAGCAATAGCGCTCATATGCCCAACACCAGTCACAGAAGTTCGACCGTACGTCAAAGAAttgtgttcacaaaaagctgatCTCCTTGAGGAACAGGAGCAGGAAGTAGAAAACCACTAAAATAAAACCAGTAAGAGCACTAAATCAAAAGAGCACAACAGCAGTCATAATAGATCCACTTCaaagtcctttgttcacaaaaagctgacATTTTGCAGCTGACAGTGCAGCATTAACAGAACCTTAACAGAATAAAACCAGCACTGAACAGAAACAACTCTATTGCACGACACAAGTCACAGTAGGtccacaacaaatgtgttttgttcacaaaaagctggttGGAACCAGCTCCAGCTGAGAGTCCTATCGAGCCAAAGGGAAGTATAAACTTACCTGAGTAAAAACATTAACAGAGATAACTTAACAGATGCAACTCAAATTAAGAACGTGTGTCACAGAAAAAGCTGGTCAATACGAGCTCCAGCTGAGAGTCGGATCTGAACAACAAAAACTGGTTCCCTGTTATTGGTTTTAGTTGGATAAGATTCAACTTACTGTTTTTGTTCTGCTTATTTGACTCTCGGCCAGATCcgttattcatccatccactgtGTTCCgcatatccgaggtcgggtcgcaggggcggtagcttcagcagggaagcccagattccctctccccagccacttcctccagctcttccgaggggatcccgaggcattcccaggcatgccgagagacgtagtctctccagcgttcCTGGggcgtccccagggtctcctatCGGTgcgacgtgcccggaacacctcaccagttATGCatctgggaggcatcctaaacagatgccccagccacctcatctggttcctcgatgtggaggagcagaggctctactctgagatcctcccggatgaccgagcttctcaccctatctctaatggAGAGCTTGGACACCCTGCGaatgaaactcattttggccgcttgtatccgagatcttgttttttcggtcacaacccacagcttgtgaccataggtgagggtaggaacgtaaatccagcgcttcgcctttcggcttagctccttcttcaccacaacggaccgatacgaagtccgcatcattgcagacgctgcaccgatccgcctgtcgatgtctcgttccattcttccctcactcgtgaacaagaccccaagatatttaaactcctccacttggggaaggatctcatccccgacctggagagggcacgtccacccttttccgactgaggaccatggtctcagatttggaggtgctgattcccatcccagccgcttcacactctgctgcgaaccactccagtgagagttggagatcacggcttgatgaagccaacagaaccacatctgcaaaaagcaaagatgcattactgaggccaccaaacaccctctacgccttggctgcacctaaaaattctgcccataaaagttaggaacagaatcggtgacaaagagcagctttggcagagtccaacccccactggaaacgagtccgacttactgctggcaatgcggaccaaaatgtgacaccggtcgtacagggaccgaacagcccatatcagggggttcggtaccccgtactcccgaagcacccctcaCAGGACTTCACatgggacacggtcgaacgcctgctccaagtccacaaaacacatgtagactgattgggcgaactcccatacaccctcgaggaccctgccgagggtgcaTAGTggtacactgttccacggccaggaaataaaccacactgctcctcctgaatctgagtttcaacttcccgacggaccctcctccccagcacccctgaatagacctaaccagggaggctgaggaatgtgatccccctgtagttggaacacaccctccggtcccccttcttaaaaagggggaccaccaccccagtctgccaatccagaggcactgtccccaatgtccacgcaatgttgcagagccgtgtcaaccaggacagccccacaacatccagggcctttaggaactctgggcgaatctcatccacccccggggccttgccaccgaggagccttttaaccacctcggtgacctcaaccccagagataggagagcccgcctcagagacaccagactctgcttcctcatgggaaggcgtgtcggtggaattaagaaggtcttcaaagtattctccccaccgactcacaacgtcctgagtggaggtcacagtgttgatggtgcactgctcctgagacgctggatggtggaccagaatttcctcgaaattgttctccatggcctcaccgaactcctcccatgcccaagtgtttgtctcagcgaccaccaaagctgcattccgcttggccagccggtacccatcagctgcctcaggagtcctacaGGTAAAAAAGGCCCGAtgggactccttcagcttgacggcatccctcactctTGGTGTccactatatctagtctgaacttctcgacctcacacaccagctcaggctccttccctgccagagaagtgacattccacgtccctagagccagcttctgtagctggggatcggatcgccaaggtccccgcctttggccaccgcccagctcacactgcaccagaaccctatggcccctcccacaggtggtgagctcatggaaaaggggacccatgttaccctttcgagcTGTGCCCgcccgggccccatgggtgcaggcccgaccACCAGgcactctccttcgagccccacctccaggcctggctccagaggggggccccggtgacccgcgtccgggcaagggcaTACATTAACTGAAACCTAGATTCAGTTAATgtattcttcataggggttttgggagctgtgctttgtctcgtccctcaccttggaccttttagccatgggtgaccctagcAGGAGCGTGAACCcctagacaacttagctcctaggatcatttggacacacaaacccctccaccacgataaggtgacggctcaagaagAGGCAGATCCGGTATTTGTCAACAAATTACTTTGATGTGGCTCTTCAAATGTACCAGGTTTTATGTTGGTAGGTTCCAATTTCCTGTTTTTGGTGGCTTGATAGAATGCTCAGCCTGTATATCAGCGTTTTGTTAATTACCGTCAGGTGCATTTTCAATTTGTGGCTGGAGTTTTGTTTATTactcttacattttttttgtttggattgttttttttactttctgtttttgttgggTTCTAAGGCCTGTCAGTCAATGGGAAGTAAAAACCTACTGCGATAAAACCAGGAGCAGCTCTATGTACTCAAATGCACAACAGTCACAGCGGCTCTTCATCagtcatttgttcacaaaacgtTGGCCGTTTTACCAGCTCTGCGTTTTATTAAGCCAACAtaaacaggaagtaaaaaataaaataaaaataagaacacTAAACATAGAAAAAGACCTGTCACAGTATTTCCGCAGCAgtcttttgttcacaaaaagctggcaGTCCAAAGGAACCAGGAATTGGGAACCGACCAGGATAAAACTAGTCACaggatttaacaaaaacaactcaATTGTACAACACCAATAATTGAAGATCCTTATCAAAGTCCTTTGTTAACAAAAAGCTGTTCTCTGGTGTCTTATCAggagaacaaaaacatgaagtagaAACTTACCAAAATCAAACCAGTGCTAAGCCTTTGAGGTCACTGTCCCTGCGTGTACATATTTGTTTACAAACAGAAGCCGTGGTGTCCCAGCCGGCATCAGAACAAACTGTGGCGATGGCCAACCTGCTCAGTTCTCCGGGCAACATTCAGTGTCCACACTGCCGCCGCGACGTCATCacaaacatcaaacaaatgccCGGAAAAGGTGCCTTCACCTTGTGCTGCATCCTGGCTTTTTCTGGGTAATTAGCACTTTTAGCATCTTGACATCTAGTTACCTTTTActaaccatgtttttttttttccagattggTTTGTGGCTTCTGCCTGATTCCTTTCATAATTCCagacctgtgggatgttcatCACTACTGTCCTCACTGTGGAAAACATTTACACGTCCACCATAAATCTTGACATGGGTCCACTGTGGTCTATTTGGACACTTTTATGGACCTTTATGAACTTATTGTTGCCTTAAAATAAGGATAACCAGGCCGCATTAAATGTGGACATAGctgtttttttataatttatcaAGCCCACAGAAGGTATCTGTTATTAAAAAGATGCAAACAACAGTATACTAAGTAAAAGAGCACAATGATtgaagatgtacagtatgttaaacaTGTTcgttgaagactttaaataatCTATGACAGTGACTGTCAAACTGGtacatgataaaaaaaagtacagttcagttgtatttaacatttaagtgAAATACATTTGCAGTGAATCTTCAAGAACTATCCTTAAACATTtgtttaggtacaatttttatttaactttgttGTGTGGAATACATTGAATCATTGTCTGTGTAATTTTTATAGCTGAAGTacattgctgtaaaaaaaaagtatggcccccttctcaaatactaagattttttttccatagtttccccactttaatgctaaagattaaatatcagacaaatataacccaagtgaacttaaaatgctgcttttaaatgatgatttcatttattaaggaaaagaaaaatgttacctggccctgtgtttaaaaaaaaaaaaaaaaaatggtttccctaaacctaataactggttggcccATCctcatctctgtggagatattttgtacCACTCTTGCAGAAttatttgaattcagcaaaagtcgagggttttcgagcatgaacggcatttttaaggtcatgccactgcagtTGTATCGAattcaagtccagactttgactaggccactccaaatccttcattttgtttttttaagctattcagaagttgacttggtgtgttttggattgttatcctgctgtaGGACCCAAGCCTGCTTCAGCTtgaagtcacaaactgatgggcGAAcagtctccttcaggattttctgttaaagaggaGAAATcgtggttccatcaatcacagcaagttgtccaagtcctgaaggagcaaagcagcccaagaccatcaaactacaaccaccatgtttgactgttggtcaAAAACTGTTCTTTTCTgtaatgctgtgctacatttacgccagatgtaacgagacacccAACTTCGAAAAAGCTCAATTTtaatcttgtcagtccatataatattctctcaaaagtcttgggaatcattcagatgtttttttttttttttttgcaaaagtaagacgagcttataggttctttttggtcagcagtagttttcatcttggaactctggcatggatgtcatttttgcccagtctcttccttattgttgcagttctttagaagttgtcctgagttggctggctcctgcgttggaCCCTGTTGTTGGTTGGGGCCCACGTGCTCTCCTGAGGTGGTGGCAGCAGTGGTAcacggggggtgggggtgatcTGGCGTGTCGGTTGGTGGTCCggtctcatcttgtcctattggttagttatTTCATGTCTTCACTGGGTGGCCCCCCCATTCACAAATAAGAACACTATATGTCTTTGTAGTCAAATctatctagactgtctaacgATTACTCTCCTTGTCTGTTCTCTCCCACGGTCTATCCTCTAAaatccttttctgtctggctgcattttcaataaaaatctgaatgattaaaaaaattaaaaagtaagcagaggaagtatttcaaactcccctgttgcacagcaaaacagtTTTGGCACACatatccaccattctgcatggccattaACAGGACaggtcaaaaaaagaaaagttgtcctgagttcctttgaggcctcctggatgagtcattgctcttctcttggggtaatctttgtaggtcagccactcctgggaaggttcaccactgttccatactTTCTCCATGCGAGCTttatggctctccctatggttcgccgGAATCCTCAAGCTttctaaatggcttttgtaaacctttccagactgataggtgtcaattactttatttctccacTGTTCTGGACTTTTTTGGGGATTGTCATTTTATTACAGCTTTTCTAGatttttgtccgacttgattttgttgtttctcGATTGAACATGTCTGACGGatatcaggcttgggtgtgatcagtgaataataacaaaaattgtgattagccacattaattcatgatttaacaaggggggtacttactttttccacacagggccaggtaactttgaagagttttcttttcttcttaatACATGAAATCAActtctaaaaacaaaattttaagttTGCTTGTTATATTTGTccgatatttatatttgtttgataatcttaaacattaaagtgaggaattcatgcaaaaatataataatttgaaaagggggccaatactttttcacggcactgtgttTTTTGATGgtatttggtgtaaaaggtttgagaaccactggtctacgATGTTTCATAAAAAATGCTTAGGGTATATTTGTCAAAGATTAAATCAAAAgtctacattttatttaaccttATCAAGATAAGgctaacacaaaaacaaaaaaaaatcaccaaacacacccaaaaaatggCTTTGATGtctctgtttgtttgttgaagaaTAAATCGTCTTTGATGATCCCAAAAATATGATGTGTTCCCTTCAGTGAGTTAATACAGTTagttattacatatacagttAGTGTTTATGATTATAAATTGCAGTTGTTAAAAGTAAAGGCTTCCTCTCTTACAATGGTCACACACAGATATTTGCCTAAATAAACACTTTATCTCCAATGAATGCCttgaaacaaaatattgaaatgtgtttgcattaaCGAAAGTGTTTCTTCGTGGTTTTGGACCTCTATTTTCGCCTAGTTGTTAGGCCAAATGTATTAGGCAACTATTAGCAATTGTCTTGATATGAGCAACAGTCAATGACAGAGGCGCCGCCAAGCTCAGATAAGAGTTAATGAGCGACAAGACGGGCCTGATAACATTCACAACTACCTGTAAAGCCTTCAGGCACTCCCCTGCATACCTTGCTGCACGTTGCAACAATGGCGAgaccgctgctgctgctgttgatgCTGGCGGCGTCTTCCTGCCTCGCTGCTTCCGGGCAGGAGGTGAAAAAGCTCCCGGAGAAGGACTGGAATTTTACAGCTACACAAGGGAAATTTTAACAGAGCACTGAGGACCTACAAACAGCTACTGGTGCTATTCTGTAAGTTCTTCAATGGCGTCATTGtgtttgggaccggcctacagtttgcactg
It includes:
- the LOC133404075 gene encoding lipopolysaccharide-induced tumor necrosis factor-alpha factor homolog, which produces MDPPTYDEATSPSSAVAVEGCDVCPPPSYYASISHSVNPPPYQETNPFPVLMPTIFSPPQTSPVSIHLTPLEAVVSQPASEQTVAMANLLSSPGNIQCPHCRRDVITNIKQMPGKGAFTLCCILAFSGLVCGFCLIPFIIPDLWDVHHYCPHCGKHLHVHHKS